In Vigna unguiculata cultivar IT97K-499-35 chromosome 3, ASM411807v1, whole genome shotgun sequence, a single genomic region encodes these proteins:
- the LOC114178160 gene encoding uncharacterized protein LOC114178160, which produces MTPKTGKAQGALKINKESQTIKKSSVSKVQHKEPVIIYTQSPRIIQTHPRHFMELVQKLTGIYRSDIDDTVTGDVDAFKPATPPLKGESEENEASASVSASVITDEEDSCNSMGEVRSNSSNSMEPYVDNFAVLESDFFSTNSNTSLLHFADFLL; this is translated from the coding sequence ATGACTCCAAAGACCGGGAAGGCGCAAGGTGCCTTGAAAATCAACAAGGAATCTCAAACGATCAAGAAATCTTCAGTGAGCAAGGTACAGCACAAGGAACCAGTGATCATATACACGCAATCACCGAGGATTATTCAGACGCATCCGCGTCACTTCATGGAGCTCGTCCAGAAGCTCACCGGAATCTATCGCTCCGATATCGATGATACTGTCACCGGCGACGTCGACGCCTTTAAACCAGCTACACCACCGTTAAAGGGAGAGTCGGAGGAGAACGAGGCGTCCGCGTCGGTGTCGGCGTCCGTGATTACCGATGAAGAAGACAGTTGCAACAGCATGGGCGAGGTTAGGTCAAATTCGTCTAATTCCATGGAGCCTTATGTCGATAATTTTGCGGTGTTAGAATCCGATTTCTTCAGTACCAATTCCAATACATCATTGCTGCACTTCGCCGATTTTTTGTTATGA